A window from Streptomyces subrutilus encodes these proteins:
- a CDS encoding serine/threonine-protein kinase: MRPVGSKYLLEEPLGRGATGTVWRARQREAAGAEAAVAGHPGETVAIKVLKEELAHDPDIVMRFLRERSVLLRLTHPNIVRTRDLVVEGDLLALVMDLIEGPDLHRYLRENGPFTPVAASLLTAQIADALAASHADGVVHRDLKPANVLLDERGGQMKPMLTDFGIARLADSPGLTRTHEFVGTPAYVAPESAEGRPQTSAVDIYGAGILLYELLTGRPPFAGGTALEVLHRHLSEEPQRPSTLPEPLWTVIERCLRKEPTERPSAESLARGLRVVAAGIGVHSAPSEVEAALGVGALLAPDPSPAPVPVTPGAADPTQVLPGGAGTPLGGYDPNGMTSVLPPVGAADATSVLPHTGGPGGAPGADPTSVMPPVQRPDQPHPWESQMRAARDRNEQTQMQYLDPAEDPLRRRPQRQAPPPPQQRPQGQQPPQQYRQAPPPQQYQQPPQHQQYAPPPPQHYQPQQQQQRQPQQYQPPQQPQQQPQQQPQYRQPQGPPQQQPPQGPPPQQRPPREPRRRSANPVHIPGLGCLKGCLVMILLFFVAGWLVWELTPLQEWVGTGRGWWDQLWTWGTEAADWIGSVGGGGGGTGGPSQP; the protein is encoded by the coding sequence GTGCGGCCAGTCGGCAGCAAGTACCTGCTCGAGGAGCCGCTCGGGCGCGGCGCCACGGGCACCGTCTGGCGCGCCCGCCAGCGGGAGGCCGCCGGCGCGGAGGCGGCGGTCGCCGGCCACCCCGGCGAGACCGTGGCCATCAAGGTCCTCAAGGAGGAGCTGGCCCACGACCCGGACATCGTCATGCGCTTCCTGCGCGAGCGCTCGGTCCTGCTGCGGCTCACCCACCCCAACATCGTCCGCACCCGCGACCTCGTCGTCGAGGGCGACCTGCTCGCCCTGGTCATGGACCTGATCGAGGGCCCGGACCTGCACCGGTACCTCCGTGAGAACGGCCCCTTCACCCCCGTCGCCGCGAGCCTGCTGACCGCCCAGATCGCGGACGCGCTCGCGGCCAGCCACGCCGACGGCGTGGTCCATCGGGACCTGAAACCCGCCAACGTGCTGCTCGACGAGCGCGGCGGCCAGATGAAGCCGATGCTGACCGACTTCGGCATCGCCCGCCTGGCCGACTCCCCGGGCCTGACCCGCACCCACGAGTTCGTCGGGACCCCGGCCTACGTCGCCCCCGAGTCGGCCGAGGGTCGCCCGCAGACCTCCGCGGTGGACATCTACGGCGCGGGCATCCTGCTCTACGAACTGCTCACCGGCCGCCCGCCGTTCGCCGGCGGCACCGCCCTCGAAGTCCTCCACCGCCACCTCAGCGAGGAGCCCCAGCGCCCCTCGACCCTGCCCGAGCCGCTGTGGACCGTCATCGAGCGGTGCCTGCGCAAGGAGCCGACCGAGCGCCCCAGCGCCGAGAGCCTGGCCCGCGGCCTGCGCGTGGTCGCCGCGGGCATCGGCGTGCACTCCGCGCCCTCCGAGGTGGAGGCGGCGCTCGGCGTCGGCGCGCTGCTCGCGCCCGACCCCTCGCCCGCGCCGGTCCCCGTCACCCCCGGGGCCGCGGACCCCACCCAGGTGCTGCCCGGCGGTGCCGGCACGCCCCTGGGCGGGTACGACCCGAACGGCATGACCAGCGTCCTCCCGCCCGTCGGGGCCGCCGACGCCACCTCCGTACTGCCGCACACGGGCGGTCCGGGGGGCGCCCCGGGCGCCGACCCGACCTCCGTCATGCCCCCGGTGCAGCGGCCGGACCAGCCGCACCCGTGGGAGTCGCAGATGCGCGCCGCCCGCGACCGCAACGAGCAGACCCAGATGCAGTACCTCGACCCCGCCGAGGACCCGCTGCGCCGCCGGCCGCAGCGGCAGGCGCCGCCGCCCCCGCAGCAGCGGCCCCAGGGGCAACAGCCCCCGCAGCAGTACCGGCAGGCGCCCCCGCCCCAGCAGTACCAGCAGCCGCCGCAGCACCAGCAGTACGCCCCCCCGCCGCCGCAGCACTACCAGCCGCAGCAGCAACAGCAGCGCCAGCCGCAGCAGTACCAGCCGCCGCAGCAGCCCCAGCAGCAGCCCCAGCAGCAGCCCCAGTACCGCCAGCCGCAGGGTCCGCCGCAGCAGCAGCCCCCGCAGGGCCCGCCGCCGCAGCAGCGCCCCCCGCGCGAACCCCGGCGCCGCAGCGCCAACCCGGTGCACATCCCCGGACTCGGCTGCCTCAAGGGCTGCCTGGTCATGATCCTGCTGTTCTTCGTGGCGGGCTGGCTGGTCTGGGAGCTGACCCCGCTCCAGGAGTGGGTCGGCACCGGCCGCGGCTGGTGGGACCAGCTGTGGACCTGGGGCACCGAGGCCGCCGACTGGATCGGGTCCGTCGGTGGCGGCGGCGGTGGCACCGGGGGCCCCTCCCAGCCCTGA
- a CDS encoding carbohydrate ABC transporter permease, protein MAARGLVARLSGGALRLFLVAAALFWLLPTLGLLVSSFLSPTDLSKGGWWEALTAPSRLTVDNYERLLANDTITGSLLNTVAIAVPATLLVVVLGSFAGYAFAWLEFPGRDWLFLVVVGLLVVPVQVALIPVSELFGSIGLFETTAGVVLFHTAFGLPFAVFLLRNFFAEIPRELLEAARLDGAGELRLFARVVLPLGGPAIASLGIFQFLWVWNDMLVALVFADSAHPPVTVALQQQVRQFGNNIDVLAPGAFLSMVVPLVVFFAFQRQFVTGVMAGAVK, encoded by the coding sequence GTGGCCGCGCGCGGCCTGGTGGCCCGGCTCTCGGGCGGGGCGCTGCGCCTCTTCCTGGTCGCGGCGGCGCTCTTCTGGCTGCTGCCCACCCTCGGGCTGCTCGTCTCCTCCTTCCTGTCCCCCACCGATCTGAGCAAGGGCGGCTGGTGGGAGGCGCTGACGGCGCCGTCCCGGCTGACGGTGGACAACTACGAGCGGCTGCTGGCCAACGACACGATCACCGGCTCCCTGCTGAACACGGTGGCCATCGCGGTGCCGGCGACGCTGCTCGTGGTGGTCCTCGGTTCCTTCGCCGGATACGCCTTCGCCTGGCTGGAGTTCCCCGGCCGGGACTGGCTGTTCCTCGTCGTCGTGGGGCTGCTCGTGGTCCCGGTGCAGGTGGCGCTGATCCCGGTGTCCGAACTCTTCGGTTCCATCGGCCTGTTCGAGACGACCGCGGGCGTCGTGCTGTTCCACACCGCCTTCGGGCTGCCCTTCGCGGTGTTCCTGCTGCGCAACTTCTTCGCGGAGATCCCGCGCGAGCTGCTGGAGGCGGCCCGGTTGGACGGTGCGGGCGAACTGCGGCTGTTCGCGCGGGTGGTGCTGCCGCTGGGCGGGCCGGCCATCGCCTCGCTCGGCATCTTCCAGTTCCTGTGGGTGTGGAACGACATGCTCGTCGCGCTGGTCTTCGCGGACTCGGCGCACCCGCCGGTGACGGTCGCGCTCCAGCAGCAGGTGCGGCAGTTCGGCAACAACATCGACGTACTGGCCCCGGGCGCGTTCCTGTCGATGGTGGTGCCGCTCGTCGTC
- a CDS encoding serine/threonine-protein kinase: MARKIGSRYTAHQILGRGSAGTVWLGEGPDGPVAVKLLREDLASDQELVGRFVQERSALLGLEHPHVVSVRDLVVDGNDLALVMDLVRGTDLRTRLDRERRLAPEAAVAIVADVADALAAAHAAGVVHRDVKPENVLLDMQGPLGPGGAHPALLTDFGVAKLIDSPRRVSGGRTTAPSTRIIGTPDYLAPEIVEGLPPRAAVDIYALATVLYELLAGFTPFGGGHPGAVLRRHVTETVVPLPGIPEELWQLVVQCLAKAPASRLRASELSARLRDLLPMLAGIPPLDVDEPDDAEPEPGPAQEPAAEPVRRRGVVPLVPGSATDSNRDTHTSMRVPGPDELAGGALGTARVPRPAGGHRPGSARHRAEAARKRRLVLSASALALAAAVGVGTWFAVSGGEEAAPPQDGKHSTGPRTP, from the coding sequence GTGGCACGGAAGATCGGCAGCCGGTACACCGCGCACCAGATTCTGGGGCGCGGCAGCGCGGGCACGGTGTGGCTGGGCGAGGGGCCTGACGGGCCCGTCGCCGTCAAACTGCTGCGCGAGGACCTCGCGTCCGACCAGGAGCTGGTCGGACGGTTCGTCCAGGAGCGCAGCGCGCTGCTCGGCCTGGAGCACCCCCACGTCGTCTCCGTCCGCGACCTCGTCGTCGACGGCAACGACCTCGCCCTCGTCATGGACCTCGTCCGGGGCACGGACCTGCGCACCCGGCTGGACCGCGAGCGGCGGCTCGCCCCCGAGGCGGCCGTGGCGATCGTCGCGGACGTGGCCGACGCGCTGGCCGCGGCCCACGCGGCCGGGGTCGTGCACCGGGACGTCAAGCCCGAGAACGTGCTGCTCGACATGCAGGGCCCGCTGGGCCCGGGCGGGGCGCACCCGGCGCTGCTGACCGACTTCGGCGTGGCCAAGCTGATCGACTCCCCGCGCCGGGTCTCCGGGGGCCGGACCACCGCCCCGAGCACCCGCATCATCGGCACCCCCGACTACCTGGCCCCCGAGATCGTCGAGGGCCTGCCCCCGCGGGCCGCCGTCGACATCTACGCGCTGGCCACGGTCCTGTACGAGCTGCTGGCCGGGTTCACCCCCTTCGGCGGCGGGCACCCGGGCGCGGTGCTGCGCCGGCACGTCACCGAGACGGTGGTCCCGCTGCCCGGGATCCCCGAGGAGCTGTGGCAGCTGGTCGTGCAGTGCCTGGCCAAGGCCCCGGCGTCGCGGCTGCGGGCCTCGGAGCTGTCGGCCCGTCTGCGGGACCTGCTGCCGATGCTGGCCGGAATCCCGCCGCTCGACGTGGACGAGCCGGACGACGCCGAACCGGAGCCCGGCCCGGCCCAGGAGCCGGCCGCCGAGCCGGTGCGCCGCCGGGGCGTGGTCCCGCTGGTGCCCGGCTCGGCCACCGACTCCAACCGGGACACGCACACCTCGATGCGGGTGCCGGGGCCGGACGAGCTGGCGGGCGGCGCACTGGGCACCGCCCGGGTGCCGCGCCCGGCCGGCGGCCACCGGCCTGGCTCGGCCCGCCACCGCGCCGAGGCGGCGCGCAAGCGCCGGCTCGTGCTGTCCGCGTCGGCGCTGGCGCTGGCGGCGGCGGTGGGCGTGGGCACGTGGTTCGCCGTCTCGGGCGGCGAGGAGGCCGCGCCGCCGCAGGACGGCAAGCACTCCACCGGCCCGCGCACCCCGTAG
- a CDS encoding ABC transporter substrate-binding protein produces MHRRGTSRTTSGWAALAAAGALALTACGGGGDEKDPPQGGTGQAAPRVELPRLTGERLEVAAVWTGPEQENFTKVLKEFEKRTGAAVTFVPAQDPIVTFLGSKIAGGAPPDVALLPQVGALVSAVQNKWAQPVGPEAQAQLDKNYSAGWKALGAVEGTQYGVYYKAANKSLIWYNAKAFEAAGVKPPSTWKELVTAADTLSASGTPAVSVAGADGWTLTDWFENVYLSQAGPEKYDQLAKHRIKWTDDSVKQALTTLGELFGRKDFLAGGASGALSTEFPKSVTQTFTGGDRPAAAMVFEGDFVAVNIAQTEAKVGTDALVFPFPAVGAKAPVVSGGDVAVALKPSKGAQALLTFLASPDAAEIQARAGGFVSPNKAVDPAAYPNDIQRGIAKALIAAGDDFRFDMSDQAPAAFGGTPGAGEWKALQDFLANPSDVAGAQAKLEADAAKAYGN; encoded by the coding sequence ATGCACAGGCGCGGAACGAGCCGTACGACGTCGGGCTGGGCGGCGCTGGCCGCGGCGGGCGCGCTGGCGCTCACCGCGTGCGGGGGCGGCGGCGACGAGAAGGACCCTCCCCAGGGCGGCACGGGCCAGGCCGCACCGCGGGTGGAACTGCCGCGGCTGACCGGCGAGAGGCTGGAGGTCGCGGCGGTCTGGACGGGCCCGGAGCAGGAGAACTTCACCAAGGTCCTCAAGGAGTTCGAGAAGCGGACGGGGGCGGCCGTCACGTTCGTCCCGGCGCAGGACCCGATCGTCACCTTCCTCGGTTCGAAGATCGCGGGCGGCGCTCCGCCGGACGTGGCGCTGCTCCCGCAGGTCGGCGCGCTGGTCTCGGCGGTGCAGAACAAGTGGGCGCAGCCGGTGGGCCCCGAGGCGCAGGCCCAGCTCGACAAGAACTACTCGGCGGGCTGGAAGGCGCTGGGCGCGGTCGAGGGCACCCAGTACGGGGTGTACTACAAGGCCGCCAACAAGTCGCTGATCTGGTACAACGCGAAGGCCTTCGAGGCGGCGGGCGTCAAGCCGCCGTCGACCTGGAAGGAGCTGGTGACGGCGGCCGACACGCTGTCCGCCTCCGGGACGCCCGCGGTGTCGGTGGCCGGCGCGGACGGGTGGACCCTCACCGACTGGTTCGAGAACGTCTACCTCTCCCAGGCGGGCCCGGAGAAGTACGACCAGTTGGCGAAGCACCGGATCAAGTGGACGGACGACAGCGTCAAGCAGGCGCTGACCACCCTGGGCGAGCTGTTCGGGCGCAAGGACTTCCTGGCGGGCGGGGCGAGCGGGGCCCTGTCCACCGAGTTCCCCAAGTCGGTGACGCAGACCTTCACGGGCGGGGACCGGCCGGCGGCCGCGATGGTCTTCGAGGGCGACTTCGTGGCGGTGAACATCGCGCAGACGGAGGCGAAGGTGGGCACCGACGCGCTGGTGTTCCCCTTCCCGGCCGTCGGCGCGAAGGCTCCGGTGGTCTCGGGCGGTGACGTGGCGGTGGCGCTGAAGCCGTCGAAGGGCGCGCAGGCGCTGCTGACCTTCCTGGCCTCGCCGGACGCGGCCGAGATCCAGGCCCGGGCGGGCGGTTTCGTCTCGCCGAACAAGGCGGTGGATCCGGCGGCCTACCCCAACGACATCCAGCGGGGCATCGCGAAGGCGCTGATCGCGGCGGGTGACGACTTCCGCTTCGACATGTCGGACCAGGCTCCGGCGGCCTTCGGCGGGACGCCGGGCGCGGGCGAGTGGAAGGCGCTCCAGGACTTCCTGGCGAACCCGTCGGACGTGGCGGGGGCGCAGGCGAAACTGGAGGCCGACGCGGCCAAGGCGTACGGGAACTGA
- a CDS encoding carbohydrate ABC transporter permease: MVAAAFLLPALVLLGALVVHPIGYSVYRSFFDRSGSAFVGGDNYREILSDATIRTALKNTAVWVVLAPTTATALGLIFAVLTERVRWGTAFKLLVFMPMAISMLAAGIIFRLVYDHDPDRGVANAVWVGVHDTFAQSSAFPKARPGRDSPLVDAGGGAFVTRDPVRAGTPVLLPLVGVAPEALPAGTRTAKAATAAPDRVTGTVWQDFTRGGGGSTNAVDPAESAFSGMRVEAVRDGRVVASATSGADGVFVLPANADGARLRLPASNFQEAYAGVQWLGPALVTPAVIGAYVWMWAGFAMVLIGAGLAAVPRELLEAARVDGANEWQVFRRITVPLLGPVLAVVLVTLVINVMKIFDLVFVIAPGAVQDDANVLALQLYRTSFGTDADPGLGSAIAVLLLVLVVPVMLVNIRRLRKEGAR, translated from the coding sequence CTGGTCGCGGCGGCGTTCCTGCTGCCGGCGCTGGTGCTGCTCGGCGCGCTCGTCGTGCACCCGATCGGCTACTCGGTCTACCGCAGCTTCTTCGACCGCTCCGGATCCGCGTTCGTCGGCGGCGACAACTACCGGGAGATCCTGAGCGACGCGACCATCCGCACCGCGCTGAAGAACACCGCGGTGTGGGTGGTGCTGGCACCGACGACGGCCACCGCCCTCGGTCTGATCTTCGCGGTGCTCACCGAACGGGTGCGCTGGGGAACGGCGTTCAAGCTGCTGGTCTTCATGCCGATGGCCATCTCGATGCTGGCGGCGGGCATCATCTTCCGGCTGGTGTACGACCACGATCCCGACCGGGGCGTCGCCAACGCGGTCTGGGTCGGGGTGCACGACACCTTCGCGCAGTCCTCGGCCTTCCCCAAGGCGCGTCCGGGCCGGGACTCTCCGCTGGTGGACGCGGGCGGGGGCGCGTTCGTGACCCGTGATCCGGTGCGGGCGGGCACCCCGGTGCTGCTGCCGCTGGTCGGCGTGGCCCCCGAGGCCCTGCCGGCGGGGACCCGTACGGCGAAGGCGGCTACCGCGGCGCCGGACCGGGTGACCGGGACCGTCTGGCAGGACTTCACGCGGGGCGGGGGCGGCAGCACGAACGCGGTGGACCCGGCCGAGTCGGCGTTCTCCGGTATGCGGGTGGAGGCGGTCCGGGACGGCAGGGTGGTGGCGTCGGCGACCTCGGGAGCCGACGGCGTCTTCGTGCTGCCCGCGAACGCGGACGGCGCGCGGTTGCGGCTGCCCGCGTCGAACTTCCAGGAGGCCTACGCGGGCGTCCAGTGGCTGGGCCCGGCGCTGGTGACCCCGGCGGTCATCGGGGCGTACGTGTGGATGTGGGCGGGCTTCGCGATGGTGCTGATCGGGGCCGGACTGGCGGCCGTGCCGCGCGAGCTGCTGGAGGCGGCGCGGGTGGACGGGGCCAACGAGTGGCAGGTGTTCCGGCGGATCACGGTGCCGCTGCTGGGGCCGGTGCTGGCGGTGGTGCTGGTCACGCTGGTCATCAACGTGATGAAGATCTTCGACCTGGTGTTCGTGATCGCTCCGGGGGCGGTCCAGGACGACGCGAACGTCCTGGCGCTCCAGCTGTACCGCACGTCCTTCGGGACGGACGCCGATCCGGGGCTCGGCAGCGCCATCGCGGTGCTGCTGCTGGTGCTGGTGGTTCCGGTGATGCTGGTGAACATCCGCAGGCTGCGGAAGGAGGGGGCCCGATGA
- a CDS encoding isopenicillin N synthase family dioxygenase has protein sequence MPSAHSLPVLDLSEADDPALRASFLERLHAAARDSGFLHLTGHGVTTAETARILELTRAFFALPEADRLAVSNLNSPHFRGYTRIGHELTGGASDWRDQLDVGAERPARTPEPGDPAYLWLEGPNQWPAALPELRTAVLEWQTRLAAVAHRLLRELLASIGAPPDFFDAAFADRPHLHTKLIRYPGSAPTGADQGVGAHKDYGFLTLLLQDAVGGLQVVRDGAFVDVPPLPGAFVVNLGELLEIATEGYLTATDHRVVSPRGSVERYSVPFFYNPRLDAVVETVPGDYLRSAPGIAHDARNPLHAQYGRNELKGWVRAHPRVARRWHPELLAA, from the coding sequence ATGCCGTCCGCGCACTCCCTTCCCGTCCTGGACCTCTCCGAGGCCGACGACCCGGCCCTGCGGGCCTCCTTCCTGGAGCGGCTGCACGCCGCCGCCCGGGACAGCGGGTTCCTGCACCTGACCGGACACGGCGTCACCACCGCCGAGACCGCCCGCATCCTCGAACTGACCAGGGCCTTCTTCGCGCTCCCGGAAGCCGACCGGCTGGCCGTGAGCAATCTGAACTCCCCCCACTTCCGCGGCTACACCCGCATCGGCCACGAGCTGACGGGCGGGGCGTCCGACTGGCGCGACCAGCTGGACGTGGGCGCCGAGCGCCCCGCGCGCACGCCGGAGCCGGGCGATCCGGCGTACCTCTGGCTGGAGGGCCCCAACCAGTGGCCCGCCGCGCTCCCCGAACTGCGCACGGCGGTCCTGGAGTGGCAGACGCGGCTCGCCGCGGTGGCCCACCGCCTGCTGCGGGAGCTGCTGGCCTCCATCGGCGCCCCGCCCGACTTCTTCGACGCGGCCTTCGCGGACCGCCCCCACCTGCACACCAAGCTGATCCGCTACCCCGGGTCCGCCCCCACCGGCGCGGACCAGGGCGTGGGCGCGCACAAGGACTACGGCTTCCTGACGCTGCTGCTGCAGGACGCGGTGGGCGGCCTCCAGGTGGTCCGGGACGGTGCCTTCGTGGACGTGCCGCCGCTGCCCGGGGCGTTCGTGGTGAACCTGGGAGAGCTGCTGGAGATAGCGACCGAGGGGTACCTGACGGCGACGGACCACCGGGTGGTCAGCCCGAGGGGGTCGGTGGAGCGCTACTCGGTGCCGTTCTTCTACAACCCGCGGCTGGACGCGGTCGTGGAGACGGTCCCGGGCGACTACCTGCGCTCGGCGCCCGGGATCGCGCACGACGCCCGCAACCCGCTGCACGCGCAGTACGGCCGCAACGAGCTCAAGGGCTGGGTCCGCGCCCACCCCCGGGTGGCCCGGCGCTGGCACCCGGAGCTGCTGGCGGCGTAG
- a CDS encoding FHA domain-containing protein — MQIRLTVLGSRSGHQTAPASCDVLVTAPLGTALAAVASGLAATVGGPDTGGTVVLYAGAERLDLQRRVLGEPPLVDGAVLALNAPVPDVLPEEDLAAPQLHVVAGPDAGGVHLLHSGLIRVGRSADADVPLDDPDVSRLHCAVSVLRDGRVAVADLTSTNGTTLDGAPVGPQQIALPPGALLRVGESTLRLAATGAAPLPVTPDLEGHLAVPGRAVSPTASHLPRPGGPSDGPAPASLPAARSADSPLRAPAAAAGHPGATGHGQPAQAGPAGGHGRTGAPAHGGYAEPSAHGGYAAPPAHGGYAAPSAHGGYAPPSAHGGHAAPPSHGGYADPSGSAGVRGEAGAPASARDGSGTAAGAAGRRRGLGAWARKWVRGEEDAGEPAGPEASAVVCAAPDPDDPAALLLAALGPTERLWSRTPGHRAVLEVGLGAGSRVALRGVGGLGLAGPRARLAGVARSVVAQLAALHAPGQLEIVLVATDRARPLAERRRDWGWLGWLPHVRPAHGQDCRLLLAYDRDQALARTGELTRRLDDGPLGAHWAAADPERVREAARAYAGPYTVLVLDGDPGAGGLRDVTGRLASHGPAAGIHVLALAEAPPATAASPVTETFEAACSATPAFRDCGAVALLSGDVATAVRTFAVDGGRPAPTGDTATVDAVSAAWAERFARALAPLRADGAGAAAAADSYRPASATLPATARLLDELGLARATPASLMARWAEATDLGQGQGGLVEVVLGGGRRGPVGAELVHDGPHLLIEGPAGSGRTELLRSVAASLAAAARPDLLGLVLLDGAGGERGDGLLPCTELPHAAAHLVASDPLRMREFAQALGAELKRRSELLEGVPFAEWHARREVSGRLVSPRRPSPGEVHGEADPPRTGTLRLRAAALRNGPPGPSPLPRLVVLVDDLDALVAPGLGSTGRPAAGSVVRALEAVAREGARLGVHLVATSARPDRTAETGLARLTTLRVELDAPDQPGPGRGLLRYADGRTVPFQAGRVTGRIPRTATLRPTVVPVEWERMGDPPARRPVRELGNGPTDLALLASALDRASHLVSATPVLFPPAP; from the coding sequence ATGCAGATCCGGCTGACCGTCCTTGGGTCGCGCAGCGGCCACCAGACCGCCCCCGCGAGCTGTGACGTGCTCGTCACCGCTCCCCTGGGCACCGCGCTGGCCGCCGTCGCCTCCGGGCTCGCGGCGACCGTCGGCGGGCCCGACACCGGGGGCACGGTGGTGCTGTACGCCGGCGCCGAGCGGCTGGACCTCCAGCGGCGGGTGCTGGGCGAGCCGCCGCTGGTGGACGGGGCGGTCCTGGCGCTGAACGCGCCGGTGCCGGACGTGCTCCCCGAAGAGGACCTCGCCGCGCCCCAGCTGCACGTGGTGGCCGGGCCCGACGCGGGCGGGGTGCACCTGCTGCACAGCGGCCTGATCCGGGTGGGCCGCTCCGCCGACGCCGACGTCCCGCTGGACGATCCCGACGTGTCCCGGCTGCACTGCGCGGTGTCGGTGCTGCGGGACGGGCGGGTGGCGGTGGCCGACCTGACCTCGACGAACGGCACCACCCTGGACGGCGCCCCGGTGGGCCCCCAGCAGATCGCCCTGCCGCCCGGCGCCCTGCTGCGGGTCGGCGAGTCCACCCTGCGCCTGGCGGCCACGGGCGCGGCCCCGCTCCCGGTGACGCCCGACCTGGAGGGCCACCTCGCCGTACCGGGCCGCGCCGTGTCCCCGACCGCGTCGCACCTTCCCCGGCCGGGCGGCCCGTCCGACGGCCCGGCCCCGGCCTCCCTACCGGCGGCCCGGTCGGCGGACTCCCCCCTCCGCGCACCGGCCGCCGCGGCCGGGCACCCCGGAGCAACCGGGCACGGACAGCCGGCGCAGGCCGGGCCCGCCGGCGGCCACGGCCGGACCGGGGCGCCCGCGCACGGCGGGTACGCCGAGCCGTCCGCACACGGCGGATACGCGGCGCCACCCGCACACGGCGGATACGCGGCGCCCTCCGCACACGGCGGGTACGCACCGCCCTCGGCGCACGGCGGGCACGCGGCGCCGCCCTCGCACGGCGGGTACGCCGACCCGTCCGGGTCCGCCGGGGTCCGCGGGGAGGCCGGAGCGCCGGCCTCCGCCCGCGACGGCTCCGGGACCGCCGCGGGCGCGGCCGGACGGCGGCGCGGTCTGGGGGCCTGGGCCCGCAAGTGGGTTCGGGGCGAGGAGGACGCCGGGGAACCGGCCGGGCCGGAGGCCTCGGCCGTCGTCTGCGCCGCACCCGACCCCGACGACCCGGCCGCGCTGCTGCTGGCCGCGCTCGGTCCCACCGAGCGGCTGTGGTCCCGCACCCCCGGCCACCGCGCGGTGCTGGAGGTCGGACTCGGCGCGGGCAGCCGGGTGGCCCTGCGCGGCGTCGGCGGGCTGGGCCTCGCCGGGCCGCGGGCCCGGCTGGCCGGCGTGGCGCGCAGCGTGGTGGCGCAGCTGGCCGCCCTGCACGCCCCGGGGCAGCTGGAGATCGTGCTCGTCGCCACCGACCGGGCGCGGCCGCTCGCCGAGCGGCGGCGCGACTGGGGCTGGCTGGGCTGGCTGCCGCACGTGCGCCCCGCGCACGGCCAGGACTGCCGCCTGCTCCTCGCCTACGACCGCGACCAGGCCCTCGCCCGGACCGGCGAGCTGACCCGGCGGCTGGACGACGGCCCGCTCGGTGCGCACTGGGCCGCCGCCGACCCCGAGCGGGTCCGGGAGGCCGCCCGCGCCTACGCCGGGCCGTACACGGTCCTCGTCCTGGACGGCGATCCGGGCGCGGGCGGGCTGCGGGACGTCACCGGCCGGCTGGCCTCGCACGGCCCGGCCGCCGGCATCCACGTGCTCGCGCTCGCCGAGGCCCCGCCCGCCACGGCCGCCTCACCGGTCACCGAGACCTTCGAGGCGGCCTGCTCGGCCACCCCCGCGTTCCGTGACTGCGGGGCCGTGGCCCTGCTCAGCGGCGACGTGGCCACGGCCGTACGGACCTTCGCGGTCGACGGCGGCAGACCGGCGCCGACCGGCGACACCGCCACCGTCGACGCCGTCTCCGCCGCCTGGGCCGAGCGGTTCGCCCGCGCCCTGGCCCCGCTGCGCGCCGACGGTGCGGGCGCGGCCGCGGCCGCCGACTCCTACCGTCCGGCCTCGGCCACCCTGCCCGCGACCGCGCGGCTGCTGGACGAGCTGGGGCTGGCGCGGGCCACCCCGGCCTCGCTGATGGCCCGTTGGGCCGAGGCCACCGACCTGGGCCAGGGCCAGGGCGGCCTGGTCGAGGTCGTGCTGGGCGGCGGGCGGCGCGGTCCCGTCGGGGCCGAGCTGGTCCACGACGGCCCGCACCTGCTGATCGAGGGGCCGGCCGGGAGCGGGCGCACCGAGCTGCTGCGTTCGGTGGCCGCCTCGCTGGCCGCGGCCGCCCGGCCCGACCTGCTGGGCCTGGTCCTGCTCGACGGGGCCGGCGGGGAGCGCGGTGACGGGCTGCTGCCCTGTACCGAGCTGCCGCACGCGGCGGCGCACCTGGTGGCCTCGGATCCGTTGCGCATGCGGGAGTTCGCGCAGGCGCTGGGCGCGGAGCTGAAGCGGCGTTCGGAGCTGCTGGAGGGGGTGCCGTTCGCCGAGTGGCACGCCCGCCGCGAGGTCTCGGGCCGGCTGGTCTCCCCCCGCCGGCCGTCCCCCGGCGAGGTGCACGGGGAGGCGGACCCGCCGCGCACGGGCACGTTGCGGCTGCGCGCCGCCGCCCTGCGGAACGGGCCGCCCGGCCCGAGTCCGCTGCCGCGGCTGGTGGTGCTGGTGGACGACCTCGACGCGCTGGTGGCGCCGGGCCTCGGCAGTACGGGCCGCCCGGCCGCCGGATCGGTGGTCCGCGCGCTGGAGGCGGTGGCCCGTGAGGGGGCCCGGCTCGGCGTGCACCTGGTGGCCACCAGCGCCCGCCCCGACCGCACGGCCGAGACGGGGCTGGCCCGGCTCACGACACTGCGGGTGGAGCTCGACGCGCCGGACCAACCGGGGCCGGGCCGCGGGCTGTTGCGGTACGCGGACGGGCGGACGGTCCCGTTCCAGGCGGGCCGGGTCACCGGGCGCATTCCCCGGACGGCGACCCTGAGGCCCACTGTGGTGCCGGTGGAGTGGGAGCGGATGGGCGATCCGCCGGCCCGGCGTCCGGTGCGCGAGCTGGGCAACGGGCCGACCGACCTCGCGCTGCTGGCCAGTGCCCTGGACCGGGCCTCGCACCTGGTCTCCGCCACGCCCGTGCTGTTCCCGCCGGCCCCCTGA